In Treponema rectale, a single genomic region encodes these proteins:
- a CDS encoding ATP-binding protein: MNGNQEIESWLRNLLSKNADFEFEDTEIEGKKIVVLVIKRTTGQPVTFKKDSYIRIGSYTKPLRDYPTQEAQLWDKLRLTNFETQAAKPELQKGDIFSLLDFSVYFELQNITVPSNQDGILHYALEDKIVVKQDNGLYSITNLGALLFAKRIEDFPSVSRKAIRLIQYEDDTKLRILKEYSGHKGYAVGFEGLMQYLEALLPSEEVITESVRKTVTKYPMVALREIMANALIHQDFTIPGSAPLVEIFGNRIEITNPGTPLIDIKRIIDNPPKSRNEALSSLMRRLKLCEELGSGWDRITIECELKHLPAPKIVLYEENTRVILYSNLSFNNISTEDKLWSVYLHACLQYLKGEHLTNQSLRERFGIEEKNKAIISRLIADAVSKNLIKVFDETTAPRYKSYVPSWA, encoded by the coding sequence TTGAATGGGAATCAAGAAATAGAAAGTTGGCTCAGAAATCTTCTTTCAAAAAATGCCGATTTCGAATTTGAAGACACAGAAATTGAAGGTAAAAAAATCGTAGTACTTGTTATAAAAAGGACAACAGGCCAACCAGTTACATTTAAAAAAGATTCATATATCAGAATCGGTTCATATACAAAACCTCTTAGAGATTATCCTACACAGGAAGCTCAACTTTGGGATAAGCTTCGACTTACAAATTTTGAAACACAAGCTGCAAAACCTGAATTACAAAAAGGAGATATTTTTTCATTATTAGATTTCTCTGTATATTTTGAACTCCAAAATATTACTGTACCATCAAATCAGGATGGAATTTTGCATTATGCTTTAGAAGATAAAATCGTAGTAAAACAAGATAATGGGTTATATTCTATTACAAATTTAGGGGCATTACTTTTTGCAAAACGAATAGAAGATTTTCCTTCAGTCAGTAGAAAAGCAATTCGTCTTATTCAGTATGAAGATGACACAAAACTTAGAATTTTGAAGGAATATAGCGGGCATAAAGGATATGCGGTAGGTTTTGAAGGTTTAATGCAATATTTAGAGGCTTTATTACCATCTGAAGAAGTAATTACAGAGTCTGTACGAAAAACTGTAACAAAATATCCTATGGTTGCTCTTCGCGAAATTATGGCAAATGCTCTTATACACCAGGATTTTACAATACCAGGTTCAGCACCATTAGTAGAAATTTTTGGAAATAGAATTGAAATTACAAATCCTGGTACACCTCTCATTGATATTAAGCGAATTATCGATAATCCGCCAAAATCAAGAAATGAAGCTCTTTCTTCATTAATGAGAAGATTAAAATTATGTGAAGAATTAGGTTCTGGTTGGGATCGTATAACTATTGAATGTGAATTAAAACATTTACCAGCGCCTAAAATTGTTTTATATGAAGAAAATACTAGAGTAATTCTTTACTCAAATCTTTCCTTTAATAATATTTCAACAGAAGATAAATTATGGTCTGTTTATTTGCATGCATGCTTGCAATACCTAAAAGGAGAGCATTTAACAAATCAGTCTTTAAGAGAAAGATTTGGTATTGAAGAAAAGAATAAAGCCATTATCTCTCGATTAATTGCAGATGCTGTTTCTAAAAATCTTATAAAGGTTTTTGATGAAACAACAGCTCCAAGATATAAAAGTTATGTTCCAAGCTGGGCGTAA
- a CDS encoding AlbA family DNA-binding domain-containing protein gives MENLDLLVKQLVSLPNETDWLEFKCNNFDPEMIGKDISALANSATYRGKDQAYMIWGVDDTNHEIIRNKL, from the coding sequence ATGGAAAATCTAGATTTACTGGTTAAACAATTAGTTTCTCTCCCGAATGAAACTGATTGGTTGGAATTTAAGTGTAATAATTTTGACCCAGAAATGATTGGTAAAGATATAAGCGCTTTGGCAAATTCTGCAACTTATCGTGGTAAAGATCAGGCCTATATGATTTGGGGTGTTGATGATACAAATCATGAAATTATAAGGAACAAATTATAA
- a CDS encoding restriction endonuclease subunit S, with translation MKTEYIKFQNFIDSTQYGYTADETSFENGDCKYLRITDIVPYFVEKETVPFCKIPEEKKAQYMITDGDLLIARTGATTGYNLIVDDSFKNFIFASYLIRFNYDKKKLFPLYVKYVLKSKLWYGFVNNYISGSAQPGMNARVFGKFNFPYVPLPTQQKIASILSAYDNLIQNYKKQIEALQTAASELYKEWFVRFRFPGWQTTEFENGIPKGWKVERLSNYCKITDGTHDTPLQVEEGIPLVTGKAVKKGEIDFSIPYNISIEDHEKIKKRSGLKTGDILFSNIGTVGNSCLVEYDREFSVKNMIIFKPETIEKSMYLYYLITSDSCQQLFSAQTNGSTQQFLGLDFMRNFKILVPENSIISEFGKKQEVIYAKIRNLRKQITILTQQRNLLLPRLMSGKLEVK, from the coding sequence ATGAAAACAGAATATATTAAATTCCAAAATTTTATAGACTCTACTCAATATGGCTACACTGCAGATGAGACATCTTTTGAAAATGGTGATTGCAAGTATTTACGAATAACTGATATTGTTCCTTATTTTGTTGAAAAAGAAACTGTTCCATTTTGCAAAATACCCGAAGAAAAGAAAGCCCAATATATGATTACTGATGGTGATTTGCTGATTGCACGAACTGGTGCAACAACAGGATATAATTTGATTGTAGATGATTCATTTAAAAATTTTATTTTTGCATCATATTTGATAAGATTTAATTACGATAAAAAGAAACTATTCCCTCTATATGTCAAATATGTTTTAAAAAGCAAATTGTGGTATGGCTTTGTAAATAATTATATCAGTGGTTCTGCACAGCCAGGAATGAATGCCCGTGTATTTGGAAAGTTTAATTTTCCATACGTACCTCTCCCCACCCAACAAAAAATCGCCTCAATACTATCAGCCTACGACAACCTCATACAAAACTACAAAAAGCAGATAGAAGCCCTGCAAACCGCCGCCAGCGAACTCTACAAAGAATGGTTCGTCCGCTTCCGTTTCCCCGGCTGGCAAACCACCGAGTTTGAAAATGGAATTCCTAAGGGGTGGAAGGTAGAGCGTTTATCAAATTATTGTAAGATTACAGATGGCACTCATGACACACCTTTACAAGTTGAGGAAGGCATTCCGCTTGTAACTGGAAAAGCTGTAAAAAAAGGTGAAATAGATTTTTCCATTCCATATAATATTAGTATTGAAGATCACGAAAAAATCAAAAAACGAAGTGGATTAAAAACTGGAGATATATTATTCAGTAATATTGGAACTGTTGGAAATTCTTGTTTAGTAGAGTATGACAGAGAATTTAGTGTCAAAAATATGATTATCTTTAAACCTGAGACAATTGAAAAATCAATGTATCTTTATTATTTAATAACAAGTGATTCTTGCCAACAATTATTTTCAGCTCAAACAAATGGCTCAACACAGCAATTTCTAGGCTTAGATTTTATGAGAAATTTCAAAATATTAGTACCGGAAAACTCGATTATTTCTGAATTTGGTAAAAAACAAGAAGTGATTTATGCAAAAATAAGAAATCTGCGAAAACAAATAACAATCCTAACCCAACAGCGTAATCTGTTGTTACCACGCCTGATGAGCGGCAAACTGGAGGTAAAATAG
- a CDS encoding Abi family protein: MIFSKPPRTPKYLAHKLISNGLQEVSEKELTEIFQSINYYKLRGYTYPYQDNTVLNSPFLPNVKWSYIWNDYNFDLKLRTLLFSSISFIETALKTRMTLVSLTLGATWYLNNRLFKSQNAFNSDFSFLQSDWNRASEEFKNHYETKYPESPNPPAWMIFETSSFGPISKFFKNMKPQLAEKESICNYFGFEKADGNKLATWFQVINTVRNICAHHGRLYSRQLITTPLFVVPQKGNWVSSWPNPNRVYAAICIIKNFLDICNPNNTFVADLKELMKMVRPEQLPSMGFPADWKIEPLFS; encoded by the coding sequence ATGATTTTTTCAAAACCACCTCGAACACCTAAATACCTGGCGCATAAACTAATTTCAAATGGATTACAAGAAGTTTCAGAAAAAGAATTGACGGAGATATTTCAATCCATAAATTATTATAAATTACGTGGCTATACATATCCATATCAAGATAATACCGTTCTTAATTCCCCGTTTTTGCCAAATGTAAAATGGTCTTATATTTGGAATGATTATAATTTTGATCTAAAATTGCGAACTTTGTTGTTTTCTAGCATAAGTTTTATAGAGACTGCATTAAAAACTCGCATGACACTAGTTTCTCTGACATTGGGTGCAACTTGGTATCTGAACAACCGTTTATTTAAAAGCCAGAATGCATTCAATTCTGATTTTTCGTTTTTACAGAGCGATTGGAACAGGGCTTCTGAAGAATTTAAAAATCATTATGAAACGAAATATCCAGAATCTCCGAATCCACCTGCATGGATGATTTTTGAAACTTCTAGTTTTGGACCGATAAGTAAATTCTTTAAGAATATGAAGCCTCAGCTTGCAGAAAAAGAAAGCATCTGCAATTATTTTGGTTTTGAAAAAGCTGATGGTAACAAACTTGCAACTTGGTTTCAAGTGATAAATACAGTCAGAAACATATGTGCTCATCATGGGCGACTTTATTCCCGTCAATTGATAACAACACCACTTTTTGTCGTTCCGCAGAAAGGCAATTGGGTCAGCTCTTGGCCCAATCCTAACCGAGTTTATGCTGCGATATGTATTATTAAAAATTTTTTAGATATTTGTAATCCTAATAATACGTTTGTGGCGGACTTAAAGGAACTTATGAAGATGGTAAGACCAGAGCAATTACCATCAATGGGGTTCCCTGCTGATTGGAAGATAGAACCGTTGTTTAGTTAA